One Cyanobacteriota bacterium DNA window includes the following coding sequences:
- a CDS encoding alpha/beta hydrolase, which translates to MTSAALAAPHHYMPVPTAPSQPGFFGGVKNVLSSLLKDATSGLSNSKAVDRAVKLLHQAPALASSISPLVRSTTSPLLDFFNLEQRFFTGSVFAREALTLKHIQTIFKDIPDLNITTKLLRTEANRPPLTQFHITPAKAITSPLTILSGIRTSALYKSNGAKDLVRHGIPVSMSDYTGYGDTFGQATVHCKTLIADAIKMLKAQFANHSEVNLLGHSLGSAIGANAFAKLSATNPNFNSGNFICASGWNDFDSVCSELPQTTLRPFANMLRGYANKLFKNEWDTGANLCTTMDNIVKNITAKPAQPWTKFRIMIVHGIKDKLVSIKQAKKLQQTLEAHKATLPPNLQDHFEISFLTVQDAGHFNTKQGDIEIPFPEIRNALLAQNPSTAASPVLANTNKTA; encoded by the coding sequence ATGACGAGTGCAGCACTAGCAGCTCCGCATCATTACATGCCGGTACCAACAGCTCCAAGCCAGCCAGGATTTTTTGGTGGCGTAAAAAACGTACTCTCAAGTTTACTCAAGGATGCAACATCAGGACTAAGCAACTCTAAGGCAGTCGATAGAGCAGTTAAACTATTACACCAAGCACCAGCATTAGCATCTTCCATTAGCCCCCTCGTCCGTTCAACAACCAGTCCACTTTTAGATTTCTTTAATCTTGAACAACGCTTTTTTACAGGGTCAGTTTTTGCAAGAGAAGCACTTACCCTTAAGCATATACAAACGATATTTAAAGATATCCCTGATCTAAACATTACAACCAAACTTCTTCGTACTGAGGCTAATCGACCGCCTTTGACTCAGTTTCACATCACGCCAGCAAAAGCAATCACATCTCCTTTGACAATTCTCTCTGGAATTAGAACTTCAGCTTTATATAAATCAAATGGAGCTAAAGATTTGGTCAGACACGGCATCCCCGTTAGCATGAGCGATTACACCGGATACGGAGACACTTTTGGTCAAGCAACGGTCCACTGCAAAACGCTAATAGCTGACGCAATCAAAATGCTTAAAGCACAATTTGCAAATCATTCAGAAGTTAATCTATTAGGTCACTCTCTTGGTAGCGCAATTGGGGCAAATGCATTTGCCAAACTGAGTGCTACGAACCCCAATTTTAATAGTGGCAACTTTATTTGCGCCTCTGGCTGGAATGACTTTGATAGCGTCTGCAGTGAGCTACCACAAACAACACTAAGACCATTTGCAAATATGCTCAGAGGTTACGCTAATAAATTATTCAAAAACGAATGGGACACTGGCGCAAACCTATGTACAACAATGGACAATATAGTCAAGAATATTACTGCAAAGCCAGCACAGCCATGGACAAAATTCCGCATTATGATAGTTCACGGCATCAAAGACAAACTTGTTTCGATAAAACAAGCAAAGAAACTACAACAAACTCTAGAAGCTCACAAAGCGACATTACCGCCAAATCTACAAGATCACTTCGAAATTAGCTTTTTAACCGTCCAAGACGCTGGTCACTTCAATACCAAACAAGGTGATATAGAAATCCCATTTCCCGAAATCAGAAACGCCTTACTTGCTCAAAATCCTAGTACAGCGGCAAGTCCCGTACTTGCAAACACAAACAAAACAGCATAG
- a CDS encoding RluA family pseudouridine synthase, translating to MKLIQYLKEKHDDLTNRSIKRALEAGACTVNGKIERYASVEIKPKDKVVFRNIETKAKPRLVIEDSRIIYQDDQVLVYNKDAGHAIMSTEKSNEANLTQELKKLYRYIEPVHRLDKQTSGLCLFAKDKKSLTELMRQFKDKEVKKQYEAIVDGHWKLEANGRIENEMEMARKIGAMQVWQVAKRASHKSKKAITEYQLIKNYKKYAHLALNPVTGRTHQLRVHMAHLGYPIVGDSVYAESFRSGLLIERHLLHAISLEFRQPLSKQRIKLTAPRPKELLELL from the coding sequence ATGAAATTAATACAGTATTTAAAAGAAAAACATGATGATTTAACTAATCGGTCAATTAAACGAGCCCTTGAAGCTGGTGCTTGCACTGTTAATGGCAAGATTGAGCGTTATGCCTCAGTTGAAATCAAGCCTAAAGATAAGGTAGTGTTTCGCAATATTGAGACTAAGGCTAAGCCAAGGCTGGTAATTGAAGATTCTCGAATTATTTACCAAGATGATCAAGTGCTCGTTTATAACAAAGACGCTGGGCACGCAATTATGTCCACCGAAAAATCTAATGAAGCTAATCTCACTCAAGAGCTCAAAAAACTCTATCGCTATATTGAGCCAGTGCATCGTCTCGATAAACAAACAAGTGGACTTTGTCTTTTTGCAAAAGACAAAAAATCATTGACTGAATTGATGCGTCAATTTAAAGATAAAGAAGTCAAGAAACAATATGAAGCTATTGTTGATGGTCACTGGAAATTAGAAGCTAATGGCAGAATAGAAAATGAAATGGAAATGGCGCGCAAGATTGGTGCCATGCAAGTTTGGCAAGTCGCCAAAAGAGCTAGTCATAAATCCAAGAAAGCAATTACAGAATACCAGTTGATAAAGAACTACAAAAAATATGCTCATCTTGCTTTGAATCCTGTTACTGGTAGGACCCATCAATTGCGGGTACATATGGCTCACCTTGGTTATCCGATTGTGGGTGACTCGGTTTACGCTGAATCATTTCGTTCTGGTTTGCTGATTGAGAGACATCTTTTGCATGCAATTAGCCTAGAATTTAGGCAGCCATTAAGCAAACAGCGTATTAAGCTCACTGCACCTAGACCAAAAGAACTACTCGAATTGCTTTAG
- a CDS encoding glutamate dehydrogenase — MTEKEWPEYTAGGKTCYNAQTCFLLNRQHGMHKNKKIDDTLLSYLNTCKREITMEIPLRRDDGTLMPVKAFRVQHNNARGPFKGGLRYHQDVDLAEIRSMANLMTWKTALVDIPFGGAKGGIAVNPKDLSEHELRRLTKALVSHLGNNIGPHIDIPAPDVNTNPQVMSWIYDEYAKSHSETSPLAVVTGKPVELGGCAARLEATGRGVAIMLREYCKLNKIDPKSLRVAVQGFGNVGYHAVRIISAELGSKIVGISNAISAIENQDGIDVEAAKQTEQEHADDLSKLAGCKSIKRDDLLFVDCDVLIPAALSNAITKEVAERTKATVLLEAANSPTTAEANEILYNKGVFIAPSILCNAGGVITSYFEWTQNLQQFYWDYDVTVAELDKRMVKAFWDVIEVSEEKGIGTRQAAYFIALEKVAAAALLRGF, encoded by the coding sequence ATGACAGAAAAAGAATGGCCTGAATACACAGCAGGAGGCAAGACTTGTTATAACGCACAGACTTGTTTTTTGCTTAATCGCCAACATGGAATGCATAAGAATAAAAAGATAGACGATACTTTATTGTCTTACCTCAATACTTGCAAGCGCGAAATCACCATGGAGATTCCACTGCGTCGTGATGACGGAACCTTAATGCCAGTTAAGGCTTTTCGAGTACAACACAACAATGCCCGTGGTCCTTTCAAGGGCGGCTTGCGTTATCACCAAGATGTTGACCTTGCTGAGATTCGTAGCATGGCTAATCTAATGACCTGGAAAACTGCGCTTGTTGATATTCCATTTGGCGGTGCCAAGGGTGGTATTGCAGTCAATCCCAAAGATTTATCAGAACATGAACTTCGCAGATTAACCAAAGCTTTGGTTTCTCATCTTGGCAATAATATTGGACCGCATATTGATATTCCAGCACCTGACGTCAACACCAATCCCCAAGTGATGTCATGGATCTATGATGAGTACGCCAAGAGTCACTCAGAAACCTCTCCGCTGGCTGTCGTCACAGGCAAACCAGTAGAGCTTGGTGGTTGCGCCGCAAGGCTTGAAGCTACCGGGCGCGGTGTTGCGATAATGCTTCGCGAGTATTGCAAGCTCAATAAAATCGATCCTAAATCATTACGAGTTGCTGTTCAAGGTTTTGGTAATGTAGGTTACCATGCTGTGCGCATAATCAGTGCTGAACTAGGTTCTAAGATAGTCGGCATCAGTAATGCAATTAGTGCAATTGAAAATCAGGATGGTATTGATGTTGAAGCTGCCAAGCAGACCGAACAAGAACACGCCGATGATCTAAGCAAATTAGCCGGCTGCAAATCTATCAAACGTGATGATTTGCTTTTCGTTGACTGTGATGTTTTAATCCCAGCAGCTCTTTCAAATGCAATCACCAAAGAGGTTGCAGAGCGAACCAAGGCAACCGTCTTACTCGAGGCAGCTAATAGCCCGACTACAGCTGAAGCAAACGAGATTCTTTATAACAAAGGAGTCTTCATTGCTCCAAGTATTCTTTGTAACGCAGGTGGTGTGATTACTAGTTACTTCGAATGGACACAAAACCTACAACAGTTTTATTGGGATTATGATGTTACTGTCGCTGAGCTAGACAAGCGCATGGTCAAAGCATTTTGGGACGTCATTGAAGTTTCCGAAGAGAAGGGTATTGGAACTCGGCAGGCGGCTTACTTTATTGCTTTAGAGAAGGTTGCGGCGGCGGCTTTGTTGAGAGGGTTTTAA
- a CDS encoding RNA methyltransferase, translating into MVTEQRLTKITAVVSERQEGIVVLEDIHDPHNAQAVIRSCDCFGIQTIYIIFQNEKQFNPEKMGKLASSSANKWVDYKIFDSTQACFDQLKTDGYTSYATVLKAEAKSIYQSNFAKSEEKIAIVFGNEHAGLSQEAIELSDNLVTIPMNGMIQSLNLSVTAAIFLFEINRQRRVAGFDKFGLKEQEQLVEDMISR; encoded by the coding sequence ATGGTCACAGAACAGCGCCTAACCAAAATAACCGCAGTGGTCTCCGAAAGACAAGAAGGCATAGTCGTGCTTGAAGACATTCACGACCCGCATAATGCACAAGCGGTAATTCGATCCTGTGATTGTTTTGGTATTCAAACTATCTATATCATTTTCCAAAACGAAAAACAATTCAATCCAGAGAAGATGGGCAAACTCGCTTCAAGCTCCGCAAACAAATGGGTTGATTATAAGATTTTTGATTCCACTCAAGCTTGTTTCGACCAGCTCAAAACCGATGGCTATACGAGCTATGCAACAGTGCTTAAAGCAGAAGCTAAATCAATTTACCAAAGCAACTTTGCCAAATCAGAAGAGAAGATCGCAATTGTCTTTGGCAACGAACATGCCGGCTTGAGTCAAGAAGCAATCGAACTTAGTGATAACTTAGTTACCATCCCAATGAACGGTATGATCCAAAGCCTCAATCTGTCAGTGACAGCTGCTATATTTTTATTTGAGATCAATCGGCAAAGAAGAGTTGCAGGTTTTGACAAGTTTGGCTTGAAGGAGCAGGAGCAGCTTGTTGAAGATATGATTAGTCGCTAG
- a CDS encoding ubiquinone/menaquinone biosynthesis methyltransferase, whose translation MDKPKFIHNLFSRIAGKYNLLNDVMTLSLHRQWKKQAVAIAAKAIKRKDAKVLDLCTGTGDIAELWIANPAVKDVIAVDSCAQMLQVGYQQLEQKFKGPPPKLQMIEADALSLPFEDNSFDAVTVGFGLRNVNDLLKACEEIKRVLRPGGILVSLDLGHPSIPLVDWLYKNILLKIIPIIGMLFAQDKAAYQYLSDSLKTWPLQKELSQGLYSLGFTRSFTKDIMLGTIAIVAAEK comes from the coding sequence ATGGATAAACCCAAATTTATTCACAACTTGTTTAGCCGCATAGCCGGCAAATATAATCTATTGAACGATGTGATGACATTGTCTTTGCATAGACAATGGAAAAAACAAGCTGTCGCAATCGCAGCCAAGGCAATCAAACGCAAAGACGCCAAAGTATTAGATCTATGCACTGGCACTGGTGATATAGCTGAGCTATGGATAGCAAATCCAGCAGTCAAAGACGTAATCGCGGTTGACTCCTGCGCTCAGATGCTACAAGTGGGATATCAACAACTAGAACAAAAATTCAAGGGACCACCACCCAAGTTACAAATGATCGAAGCAGATGCACTCTCACTACCATTTGAAGACAATAGCTTTGATGCAGTTACAGTCGGTTTTGGTTTGCGCAATGTCAATGATTTACTCAAAGCTTGTGAGGAAATCAAAAGAGTACTTAGACCTGGCGGCATACTAGTCAGCCTTGATCTTGGTCACCCCAGTATCCCTCTGGTAGACTGGCTCTACAAAAATATTCTATTAAAAATAATCCCAATTATCGGTATGCTTTTTGCACAAGACAAAGCAGCGTATCAATATCTTTCTGATTCACTCAAGACTTGGCCTTTACAAAAAGAACTATCACAAGGACTTTATAGCCTTGGTTTCACCAGGAGTTTTACTAAGGATATAATGTTGGGGACGATAGCTATAGTAGCCGCAGAGAAGTGA
- a CDS encoding flagellin, with the protein MLTGISFNSFSTVFGNAYNQTNRTLGQAIERLSSGLRINGAADDVANTARIQSLTSSIRGYEVAERNLGDGVSLIRTAEAGLGSIQTELQEIRSLAVQANNDTLGTVEKQAIQSEIDSRLSNIDDISGGSSFNGIKLLDASAGTLNIQTGTDSGDTDSIDLSGSFDSASANAAGNINEGNGGGALGEALNNIDVVTGNLDDIITGLDNAIDNVAAAQSSLGAKENAFVSKSQSMSGSREAALATRSRLRDADFARETSIAVRGFILRSSTVAMSSQRQANASLALTLLPMVR; encoded by the coding sequence ATGCTTACGGGGATTAGCTTTAATAGTTTTAGTACAGTTTTTGGAAATGCCTATAATCAAACTAACCGGACCTTAGGTCAGGCAATCGAGCGATTGTCTTCAGGCTTGCGGATTAACGGAGCAGCAGATGATGTTGCAAATACAGCTCGAATTCAGTCTTTGACTTCTTCGATTAGAGGTTATGAAGTTGCAGAGCGTAATTTAGGTGATGGTGTTAGTTTAATTCGAACAGCAGAAGCGGGTTTGGGTTCTATACAAACTGAGTTACAGGAGATTCGTTCACTTGCCGTTCAGGCAAACAATGATACTTTGGGCACTGTGGAAAAACAGGCGATTCAAAGTGAAATAGATTCACGTTTGAGTAATATTGATGATATTTCCGGCGGCAGTAGCTTTAATGGAATTAAATTATTAGATGCAAGTGCCGGTACGCTTAATATTCAAACTGGCACTGATTCTGGCGACACAGACTCCATAGATTTGAGTGGTAGTTTTGATTCTGCTTCAGCTAATGCAGCTGGCAATATCAATGAAGGTAATGGCGGCGGGGCTTTAGGGGAAGCATTAAACAATATAGATGTAGTAACAGGCAATCTTGATGACATTATCACAGGACTTGATAATGCCATTGACAATGTCGCCGCTGCACAATCAAGTTTGGGAGCAAAAGAAAACGCTTTTGTTTCTAAGAGTCAGTCCATGAGCGGCAGTAGAGAAGCGGCTTTGGCGACTAGGTCACGATTGCGGGACGCAGATTTTGCAAGAGAGACCAGTATTGCTGTACGAGGATTCATTCTTCGTTCTAGCACAGTTGCAATGAGCAGTCAGCGGCAAGCTAACGCGTCTCTTGCACTAACACTTTTGCCGATGGTGAGATAG